In a single window of the Zea mays cultivar B73 chromosome 5, Zm-B73-REFERENCE-NAM-5.0, whole genome shotgun sequence genome:
- the LOC118472064 gene encoding oleosin-B3-like yields the protein MNDDERTEARRGKSACRGRQVQRSSWRGAGRPSGGQRCRITQAEQEARRVDEVEGHAQGRASREEHRAELWTEEREPGTRRGGHGRAEEVPAGRGEQREAAARRHRRRASSKQRGRGAPLGAPQEIDGRAGSHGRESRAGAGRSSGHGGYKGLGQARGGRPRRVGKLDAKQEHDREELGRAPWGELEEAPRRGSRRRTQARVHRGRCARLASAGSMARARPSWQQGGAEEHGAAGKEEAKRPGE from the coding sequence ATGAATGATGACGAGAGAACAGAGGCGCGCAGAGGGAAGTCGGCGTGCAGGGGACGGCAGGTCCAACGGTCGTCATGGCGCGGTGCAGGGAGGCCGAGTGGAGGACAGCGTTGCCGGATCACGCAGGCCGAGCAAGAAGCTCGGCGAGTCGACGAGGTTGAGGGGCATGCGCAGGGACGAGCGAGCAGGGAGGAGCATCGAGCGGAGCTGTGGACGGAGGAACGCGAGCCGGGAACGCGACGCGGCGGCCATGGCCGAGCAGAGGAAGTTCCGGCCGGGCGCGGCGAGCAGAGAGAAGCGGCTGCCAGACGCCATAGGAGACGGGCGTCGAGCAAGCAGAGGGGACGGGGCGCGCCGCTGGGAGCTCCGCAAGAGATAGATGGGCGTGCAGGGAGCCATGGGAGAGAGAGCCGAGCTGGAGCTGGAAGAAGCTCCGGCCATGGGGGATACAAGGGGCTAGGGCAAGCTCGGGGAGGAAGACCGCGACGTGTAGGAAAATTGGACGCCAAGCAAGAGCACGACAGGGAGGAGCTCGGCCGGGCGCCATGGGGCGAGCTCGAGGAAGCTCCACGGCGGGGTTCGCGGCGCAGGACGCAGGCGCGCGTGCATAGAGGGAGATGCGCACGGCTGGCGAGCGCAGGGAGCATGGCCAGGGCACGGCCGAGCTGGCAGCAGGGAGGAGCAGAGGAGCACGGTGCGGCAGGGAAGGAGGAAGCCAAGCGCCCTGGTGAGTAG